One window from the genome of Magnolia sinica isolate HGM2019 chromosome 4, MsV1, whole genome shotgun sequence encodes:
- the LOC131244043 gene encoding putative pentatricopeptide repeat-containing protein At3g11460, mitochondrial, which yields MIKRSIVSTTTRIRCCFSLQRRNSSSSSSSSSWNSRLRLLAKEGHFLESLHLYRTMLLSGHSPDRFTFPFAIKSCAALSLPLSGAQIHCHVIKTGCLFDPFAQTSLISILLVCYNALISGFTLNSRPLEALALFRRMRRTGIPFTVVTMLSLIPSCALPMLLGSGMSLHAYNIKFGTDVDASVENCLLTMYAKCGSVGYYVLMSNIYVEAGNLDGVARIQGMVRERRLKKEPGCSYVEHKERIHLFLAGDRLHPQAKDIYRMLDGLEDSVKALNALKDGNGDTNNGSGEGDDIVMAMGVHSEKLAIVFGLLNTKAGEEIVVIKNLRVCGDCHWFIKSITKIVNRAIIVRDATHFHHFEDGVCSCNDYW from the exons ATGATCAAACGCTCCATCGTTTCCACCACAACGAGAATCCGTTGTTGCTTCTCTCTCCAAAGAAGAAactccagcagcagcagcagcagcagctcatGGAACTCTCGCTTGAGATTGTTGGCGAAAGAGGGCCACTTCTTGGAATCCCTCCATCTCTACCGCACGATGCTCCTCTCTGGACACTCCCCCGACCGTTTCACCTTCCCCTTTGCTATCAAATCCTGCGCTGCTCTCTCACTTCCTTTGTCCGGCGCTCAGATCCACTGTCACGTCATCAAGACCGGATGCCTCTTCGACCCTTTCGCCCAGACGTCTCTCATCTCAAT CTTGCTCGTCTGCTACAACGCCCTTATCTCCGGGTTCACCCTCAATTCCCGACCTTTGGAAGCCCTCGCTCTCTTCCGCCGCATGCGCCGTACTGGCATCCCCTTCACAGTAGTGACAATGCTCAGTTTGATACCATCATGTGCTCTCCCGATGTTGCTGGGTTCTGGGATGTCCCTCCATGCCTACAATATTAAGTTCGGTACGGATGTCGATGCCTCCGTTGAGAATTGTCTGCTTACCATGTATGCGAAATGCGGGTCTGTTGGTTATTATGTTTTGATGTCAAATATATATGTGGAAGCAGGAAACTTGGATGGTGTGGCAAGGATTCAAGGgatggtgagagagagaaggcttaAGAAGGAACCTGGGTGTAGCTACGTTGAGCACAAGGAGAGGATTCACCTCTTTTTAGCAGGCGATAGATTGCATCCTCAGGCCAAAGATATCTACAGGATGTTGGATGGGTTAGAGGATTCGGTGAAAGCGCTGAATGCATTAAAGGATGGTAATGGTGATACAAATAATGGAAGTGGCGAAGGTGACGATATTGTAATGGCAATGGGAGTTCACAGTGAGAAGCTGGCGATTGTGTTTGGGCTCTTAAACACAAAGGCAGGGGAGGAGATAGTGGTGATAAAAAACTTGAGGGTATGTGGAGATTGTCATTGGTTTATAAAATCGATTACAAAGATTGTGAACCGTGCAATCATTGTTAGAGATGCAACCCATTTTCACCATTTTGAAGATGGTGTTTGTTCTTGCAATGATTACTGGTGA
- the LOC131242546 gene encoding oxysterol-binding protein-related protein 1C-like, giving the protein MTSGQVTFSNIHFTWRQVSHHPMIVACHCEGRGWKFWGDSNLKSKFWGRSIQLDPVGVLTLEFDDGEIFQWSKVTTSIYNLILGKLYCDHYGTMRIEGNREYSCKLKFKEQSIIDRNPHQVQGIVQDRNGKTVATLLGKWDESLHYVLGDHSGKGRGLEQWYEACLLWKRSNPSQFPTRYNLTHFAITLNELKPGLKEKLPPTDSRLRPDQRCLENGEYDMANAEKLRLEQRQRQARKMQEQGWKPRWFAKKKGSETYRYIGGYWEAREQHKWEACPNIFSQASTTDQMLV; this is encoded by the exons ATGACTAGTGGTCAAGTTACTTTCTCAAACATCCATTTTACTTGGAGACAGGTCAGTCATCACCCAATGATTGTTGCGTGCCACTGTGAAGGCAGAGGATGGAAATTTTGGGGAGATAGTAATCTAAAAAGCAAATTCTGGGGTCGTTCAATTCAACTTGATCCTGTTGGTGTTTTAACTCTCGAGTTTGATGATGGTGAAATTTTTCAGTGGAGCAAG GTCACAACGTCCATTTACAACCTTATATTGGGGAAGCTCTATTGTGATCATTATGGTACCATGCGAATAGAAGGAAATCGTGAATATTCATGCAAGCTAAAGTTTAAGGAGCAGTCAATCATAGACCGAAATCCTCACCAG GTACAAGGTATAGTCCAAGACAGGAATGGAAAAACGGTGGCCACACTACTTGGAAAGTGGGATGAGAGCCTGCATTATGTGTTAGGCGATCACTCTGGAAAGGGCAGAGGATTGGAACAATGGTATGAGGCCTGCTTGCTCTGGAAGCGCAGCAACCCATCTCAGTTCCCCACCAGATATAACTTGACACACTTCGCCATTACACTGAATGAGCTCAAACCCGGATTGAAG GAGAAGTTGCCCCCCACAGATTCAAGGCTAAGGCCAGATCAGAGGTGCCTGGAGAACGGGGAATATGATATGGCCAATGCGGAGAAGTTGCGACTGGAGCAGAGACAACGACAG GCGAGGAAGATGCAAGAGCAGGGTTGGAAGCCACGGTGGTTTGCCAAGAAGAAGGGAAGCGAGACGTACCGGTACATTGGTGGGTACTGGGAGGCTAGGGAGCAACACAAGTGGGAGGCATGCCCCAATATCTTCAGCCAAGCGTCGACCACTGATCAAATGTTGGTCTGA
- the LOC131242545 gene encoding putative pentatricopeptide repeat-containing protein At3g11460, mitochondrial: MIKRFIVSTTARICCHSSLQRINSSSSSSSSSWNSRLRLLAKEGHFLESLHLYRTMLLSGHSPDRFTFPFAIKSCAALSFPLSGAQIHCHVIKTGCLFDPFVQTSLISMYSKCYLLHQARNLFDEIPPSNKSLLVCYNALISGFTLNSRPLEALALFRRMRRTGIPFTVVTMLGLIPSCALPTLLGSGMSLHACNIKFGTDIDASVENCLLTMYAKCGSVDLARQVFDGMPVKGLISWNAMISGYAQNGLAADVLDLFRQMERSGVQPDPVSLVSILSSCANLGARRVGRDVEQYIARSMFGFNVFLMNGLINMYARCGDLAHARKLFDSMPDRNVISWTAIISGYGMHGYGETAVRLFDEMRAAGIQPDSVAFVSVLSACSHAGLTEKGLEYFSEMEKNYGLRPGPEHYACVVDLLGRAGRLEDACGLIGSMLVKPDGAVWGALLGACKIHRNIKLAELAFESVIGFEPMNVGYYVLMSNIYAEAGNLDGVARIRGMMRERRLKKEPGCSYVEHKERIHLFLAGDRLHPQAKDIYRMLDGLEASVKALNALKDGNVDTNNGSGEGEDIVTAMGVHSEKLAIVFGLLNTKAGEEIVVIKNLRVCGDCHRFIKSITKIVNRAIIVRDATRFHHFEDGVCSCNDYW, encoded by the coding sequence ATGATCAAACGCTTCATCGTTTCCACCACAGCGAGAATCTGTTGTCACTCCTCTCTCCAAAGAATAAactccagcagcagcagcagcagcagctcatGGAACTCTCGCTTGAGATTGCTGGCGAAAGAGGGCCACTTCCTGGAATCCCTCCATCTCTACCGCACGATGCTCCTCTCTGGACACTCCCCCGACCGTTTCACCTTCCCCTTTGCTATCAAATCCTGCGCTGCTCTCTCCTTTCCTTTGTCCGGCGCTCAGATCCACTGTCACGTCATCAAGACCGGATGCCTCTTCGACCCTTTCGTCCAGACGTCTCTCATCTCCATGTACTCGAAATGCTACCTCCTTCACCAGGCCCGTAACCTGTTCGACGAAATTCCCCCGTCTAATAAGAGCTTGCTTGTCTGCTACAACGCCCTCATCTCCGGGTTCACCCTCAATTCCCGCCCTTTGGAAGCCCTCGCCCTCTTCCGCCGCATGCGCCGTACTGGCATCCCCTTCACAGTCGTCACAATGCTCGGTTTGATACCGTCGTGTGCTCTCCCGACGTTGCTGGGTTCTGGGATGTCCCTCCACGCCTGCAATATTAAGTTTGGTACGGATATTGATGCCTCCGTTGAGAATTGTCTACTTACCATGTATGCGAAATGCGGGTCTGTTGATCTTGCTCGGCAGGTGTTTGATGGAATGCCTGTGAAGGGTTTGATCTCGTGGAATGCCATGATCTCTGGGTATGCTCAGAACGGCCTTGCTGCTGATGTCTTGGATCTCTTTCGCCAGATGGAAAGGTCCGGAGTGCAGCCTGACCCTGTAAGCCTCGTCAGCATTCTTTCCTCCTGTGCAAACCTTGGTGCCCGACGTGTTGGCCGGGATGTTGAACAGTACATTGCCCGTAGCATGTTTGGTTTCAATGTCTTTCTGATGAACGGATTGATAAATATGTATGCAAGGTGTGGGGATTTGGCACATGCTCGCAAGCTATTCGATAGTATGCCTGACAGGAATGTTATCTCTTGGACTGCAATCATTTCTGGCTATGGGATGCATGGCTATGGAGAGACAGCGGTGCGACTCTTTGATGAGATGCGAGCGGCAGGTATCCAACCAGATTCTGTGGCATTTGTCAGTGTCCTATCGGCATGCAGCCATGCAGGGCTGACAGAGAAGGGCTTGGAGTATTTTTCGGAGATGGAGAAGAATTATGGTCTGCGTCCAGGACCTGAACATTATGCTTGTGTAGTTGATCTTCTTGGACGTGCAGGTCGGCTTGAGGATGCATGTGGGCTAATTGGATCAATGCTAGTGAAGCCCGATGGTGCTGTCTGGGGTGCCCTCCTAGGTGCATGCAAGATCCACCGCAACATCAAACTGGCAGAGTTGGCATTCGAGAGTGTTATTGGGTTCGAGCCAATGAATGTTGGTTATTATGTTTTGATGTCGAATATATATGCGGAAGCAGGAAACTTGGATGGTGTGGCAAGGATTCGAGGGATgatgagagagagaaggcttaAGAAGGAACCTGGGTGTAGCTACGTTGAGCACAAGGAGAGGATTCACCTCTTTTTAGCAGGTGATAGATTGCATCCTCAGGCCAAAGATATCTACAGGATGTTGGATGGGTTAGAGGCTTCGGTGAAAGCGCTGAATGCATTAAAGGATGGTAATGTTGATACAAATAATGGAAGTGGCGAAGGTGAGGATATTGTAACGGCAATGGGAGTTCACAGTGAGAAGCTGGCAATTGTGTTTGGGCTCTTAAACACAAAGGCAGGGGAGGAGATAGTGGTGATAAAAAACTTGAGGGTATGTGGAGATTGTCATCGGTTTATAAAATCGATTACAAAGATTGTGAACCGTGCAATCATTGTTAGAGATGCAACCCGTTTTCACCATTTTGAAGATGGTGTTTGTTCTTGCAATGATTACTGGTGA